Proteins from a genomic interval of Desulfurobacterium sp. TC5-1:
- a CDS encoding cell division protein ZapA translates to MANLPNTVEIIISGRRFTIRTDKDPEYVRHLGIKLEKMLDRIRAGNNRITYDKALIIACLYLLDENESLREQIRDLGIEIQRLHEEGAKILINSRKIAP, encoded by the coding sequence GTGGCAAATTTGCCAAACACAGTTGAGATAATTATCTCCGGCAGGAGATTTACCATAAGGACAGACAAAGATCCTGAGTACGTAAGGCATCTTGGTATTAAACTTGAGAAGATGCTGGATCGTATAAGAGCTGGCAACAATCGTATAACCTATGACAAAGCTTTAATAATAGCCTGTCTCTACCTGCTTGATGAGAATGAATCTCTCAGAGAACAGATAAGGGATCTTGGCATTGAAATTCAGCGGCTACATGAAGAAGGTGCCAAGATTCTAATCAACTCAAGAAAAATAGCGCCTTAA
- a CDS encoding 5-formyltetrahydrofolate cyclo-ligase, producing the protein MKAKKAALRHKIKGKRLLLDRKEAEAKSKIICKKLLTIDAVRKHRSFLLYYPFKNEVSLLSLFNELKKAGKSVLFPKVSGKELIPVKVNSLNELSPGYMGILEPPETGRKEKPEVVFVPGIAFDLQCYRLGYGGGFYDRFLSGKEYFTIGVCFDFQIVEKLPVEPFDVPVKLVVSEKRTIRRKEWNC; encoded by the coding sequence ATGAAAGCGAAGAAAGCAGCATTAAGGCATAAGATAAAAGGGAAACGGCTATTACTTGACAGGAAAGAAGCCGAAGCAAAAAGCAAAATTATATGTAAAAAGCTTTTAACCATTGATGCTGTCAGAAAGCACAGAAGCTTTCTTCTCTACTATCCCTTCAAAAACGAGGTTTCGCTACTTTCACTCTTCAACGAACTTAAAAAAGCCGGCAAATCTGTGCTATTTCCAAAAGTTTCTGGAAAAGAGTTGATACCGGTAAAGGTCAACTCTTTAAACGAACTTTCTCCTGGATACATGGGAATTTTAGAACCACCTGAAACAGGTAGAAAAGAAAAGCCAGAAGTTGTGTTTGTACCGGGAATTGCCTTTGACCTTCAATGCTACAGACTCGGTTACGGAGGTGGATTCTACGACCGTTTTCTGTCAGGAAAAGAATACTTCACAATCGGTGTCTGCTTCGACTTCCAGATAGTTGAAAAACTTCCTGTTGAACCGTTTGATGTACCTGTAAAACTTGTAGTATCCGAAAAAAGAACAATAAGGAGGAAAGAATGGAACTGTTAA
- the rny gene encoding ribonuclease Y — translation MELLMIVALSIIAGFGTGFVVGAKKEKGEIERIREQIRNEAKEEAERLIKRAKEEAEDIKRKAETILKEAQSKVDEIRREALLHAKEKVQLEKERIEEELKEKKRELQEFEKRLLKREEFLDKRETSLDKREENLDRRAEFLERVEKELEERKTELQQLEEKLSEKEIELARLIESEIQKLEEISGMTKEEAEEELLRRMEDEVKRELAVRYKKMEEEFEFMAERRARRILSTAIQRLATEHVAETTVAVVDLPNNEMKGRIIGREGRNIRAFELATGVDLIIDDTPEAVAISCFDPVRREVARIALERLVADGRIHPARIEEVVEKVREEIEQEIIATGEETLFELGISNVHPELIKLLGSLKFRTSYGQNVLQHVKEVAYLASMLAAEIGADVEMAKRAGLFHDIGKAVSHETEGSHAAVGAEILKRYGEPDEVINAAASHHGEVEAKYVEAVLAQVGDALSAARPGARRESLEAYIKRIEKLESIAESFPGVSKAFAIQAGREVRIMVEHDKITDEEAALLAHQIAKRIEEEVQYPGQIKITVIRETRAVDYAK, via the coding sequence ATGGAACTGTTAATGATAGTTGCACTATCAATCATCGCCGGTTTTGGTACCGGTTTCGTAGTAGGTGCAAAAAAAGAAAAGGGCGAGATCGAAAGAATCAGAGAACAGATAAGAAATGAAGCCAAAGAAGAGGCTGAAAGGCTGATAAAAAGGGCTAAAGAAGAGGCCGAAGACATAAAAAGAAAGGCAGAAACAATCCTTAAAGAAGCCCAATCAAAGGTAGATGAAATCAGAAGAGAAGCGCTCCTTCACGCAAAAGAGAAAGTCCAACTTGAGAAAGAGAGAATAGAAGAAGAACTCAAAGAAAAGAAAAGGGAGCTTCAGGAATTTGAGAAAAGACTTTTAAAGAGGGAAGAATTTTTAGACAAGAGGGAAACATCTCTTGACAAGAGGGAAGAAAACCTTGACAGAAGGGCTGAATTTCTTGAAAGAGTTGAAAAAGAGCTGGAAGAGAGGAAAACTGAACTTCAACAGTTGGAGGAGAAACTTTCAGAAAAAGAAATTGAACTTGCAAGGCTTATAGAAAGTGAAATCCAGAAACTTGAAGAAATTTCAGGAATGACAAAGGAAGAAGCAGAAGAAGAACTTTTAAGAAGAATGGAAGATGAAGTCAAAAGAGAACTTGCGGTAAGATACAAAAAAATGGAAGAAGAGTTTGAATTCATGGCAGAAAGGCGTGCCAGAAGGATTCTCTCAACAGCCATACAGAGACTTGCAACAGAACACGTCGCAGAAACAACCGTTGCTGTAGTTGACCTTCCAAACAACGAAATGAAAGGAAGAATCATCGGTAGAGAGGGAAGAAACATCCGAGCCTTTGAACTTGCAACAGGCGTTGACCTGATCATTGACGATACACCAGAAGCGGTTGCAATATCATGCTTTGACCCTGTAAGGAGAGAAGTTGCCAGGATAGCACTTGAAAGGCTTGTAGCAGACGGTAGAATTCATCCTGCGAGAATTGAAGAAGTTGTAGAAAAGGTTAGAGAAGAGATAGAACAGGAAATCATCGCCACAGGGGAAGAAACACTGTTTGAACTTGGTATCTCTAACGTCCATCCTGAACTGATTAAACTCCTTGGTAGTTTGAAATTCAGAACAAGCTATGGACAAAACGTCCTTCAGCACGTTAAAGAGGTTGCATATCTTGCCTCTATGCTTGCCGCCGAAATAGGTGCTGATGTTGAAATGGCAAAGAGAGCAGGCCTGTTCCACGACATAGGAAAAGCTGTTTCTCATGAAACAGAAGGTTCCCACGCTGCTGTAGGTGCAGAGATTCTCAAAAGGTACGGTGAACCTGACGAAGTAATCAACGCAGCCGCTTCCCACCACGGAGAGGTTGAAGCAAAGTATGTTGAAGCAGTCTTAGCACAGGTGGGAGACGCACTATCCGCTGCAAGACCTGGTGCAAGAAGAGAAAGCCTTGAAGCCTACATCAAGAGAATAGAGAAGCTTGAAAGCATCGCTGAATCATTCCCTGGCGTTTCAAAGGCATTTGCGATACAGGCAGGTAGAGAAGTTAGAATCATGGTAGAACATGATAAGATTACAGACGAAGAAGCTGCCCTGCTTGCCCATCAGATAGCAAAGAGGATAGAAGAAGAGGTTCAGTATCCTGGGCAGATTAAAATAACTGTTATCAGAGAAACCCGTGCTGTCGATTACGCAAAGTAA